One part of the Sphingobacterium sp. LZ7M1 genome encodes these proteins:
- a CDS encoding BCCT family transporter, with amino-acid sequence MSKTKNFRSSLSMGVTIPSLIFIVGVCLASAIFPEAVNKILNDIKAFIFVNLNWVYVWSVTIFVLFLLFLMVSKFGDIKLGRNDSSPDYSFFSWISMLFAAGMGIGLMYFSVSEPMQHYTNEIFAKKSYVNAAKNAQLYTFFHWGIHAWAIYGLVGLALSYFAYRYKLPLSLRSCLYPLLKDRIQGNWGNAIDVFALCSTFFGITTTLGFGVVQVNSGLEILGIVPSTDFIYQVFIVVILVSISVFSATTGVDKGVRILSNINIGVVILLMVFVLFLGPTVYLIGSFTEGIGNYINNFFSLTFNTHVYEEESLPWFYNWTILYWAWWISWSPFVGLFIAKISKGRTIREFIAAVLILPSIFNFMWMSVFGNSAIWLDSHVAEGALSALATDPDSLMFRFLEYLPLTKLISFMVIGIIMIFFVTSADSGMFVMNSIATKNAKISPKWQIAGWGGLLAVLALFLLNAGGLEALQSMTLITALPFSLIILMMIVCLVKALSIDKKYYEQEFSVSTVPWSGKFWKERLKQIVNADARSDVDEFINQIAAEAIHELQQEFMKNGVEAKVTQGSEPKFVEIEIQYDLVNNFLYGIRRESREVPEYFQSEENLTDSGEGEAYFPLAYFGDARQGYDVRFFTREELIADILKHYERFVAIISEGKNEMFISSNANRRIR; translated from the coding sequence ATGTCAAAAACGAAAAATTTCAGATCATCCCTCAGCATGGGAGTCACCATTCCAAGCTTGATATTTATTGTAGGGGTATGTTTGGCATCAGCTATTTTCCCTGAGGCAGTGAACAAGATCCTAAATGATATTAAGGCCTTTATTTTTGTAAACCTGAATTGGGTATACGTCTGGTCGGTAACCATTTTTGTACTTTTCCTTTTATTTTTGATGGTCAGTAAATTTGGCGACATCAAACTGGGCAGGAACGACAGCTCTCCGGATTATTCATTTTTTTCATGGATATCTATGCTCTTTGCTGCAGGCATGGGAATAGGCTTGATGTATTTTAGTGTTTCAGAACCCATGCAACATTATACCAATGAGATTTTTGCCAAGAAGAGTTATGTCAATGCGGCTAAAAATGCCCAACTTTATACATTTTTCCATTGGGGTATCCACGCCTGGGCAATATATGGGCTTGTCGGTCTAGCACTGTCCTATTTTGCCTATAGGTATAAACTCCCCCTATCGCTAAGAAGTTGTCTGTATCCATTATTGAAGGATAGGATCCAGGGTAATTGGGGCAATGCAATCGATGTTTTTGCCCTATGCAGTACTTTCTTTGGCATAACGACAACCCTAGGCTTTGGGGTGGTCCAGGTAAATTCAGGATTGGAGATCCTTGGTATCGTTCCTAGTACCGATTTCATCTACCAGGTTTTCATTGTCGTTATCCTGGTATCGATTTCAGTTTTTTCAGCTACTACAGGAGTTGATAAAGGGGTAAGGATCTTGAGTAACATCAATATAGGGGTGGTTATTTTGCTGATGGTTTTCGTGCTCTTTCTTGGTCCGACCGTCTATCTGATAGGGAGCTTCACGGAAGGGATTGGAAATTACATCAATAATTTCTTCAGCCTAACGTTCAATACCCATGTTTATGAAGAAGAATCCTTGCCATGGTTCTACAATTGGACAATCCTGTACTGGGCTTGGTGGATCTCATGGTCCCCTTTTGTCGGCCTATTCATCGCCAAGATATCAAAAGGAAGAACCATTCGCGAATTTATCGCTGCGGTGCTTATCCTTCCTTCTATCTTCAATTTTATGTGGATGTCAGTGTTCGGCAATAGTGCCATATGGCTGGACAGCCATGTTGCGGAAGGTGCATTGAGCGCACTGGCAACTGATCCAGATTCCCTTATGTTCAGGTTTTTGGAATACCTGCCATTAACCAAATTGATCAGCTTTATGGTGATAGGGATCATCATGATTTTTTTTGTAACCTCGGCAGATTCAGGAATGTTCGTGATGAACAGCATCGCAACCAAGAATGCAAAGATTTCCCCTAAATGGCAGATTGCAGGATGGGGCGGGCTGTTGGCCGTTTTGGCACTATTTTTATTGAATGCCGGAGGGTTGGAGGCACTGCAGAGCATGACCCTGATCACAGCACTTCCCTTTTCGTTAATCATACTGATGATGATAGTTTGCCTTGTTAAGGCCCTATCGATCGATAAGAAGTATTACGAACAAGAGTTCTCGGTATCGACTGTTCCGTGGTCGGGGAAATTCTGGAAAGAACGGCTAAAACAAATCGTAAATGCTGACGCCCGGAGCGATGTAGATGAATTTATCAACCAAATAGCTGCTGAAGCTATCCATGAGCTACAGCAAGAATTCATGAAGAATGGTGTCGAAGCTAAGGTTACCCAGGGTTCAGAACCAAAGTTCGTAGAGATCGAGATTCAGTATGACCTTGTCAACAATTTCCTCTACGGCATCAGGCGTGAATCCAGGGAAGTCCCTGAATATTTCCAGAGTGAAGAAAACCTTACGGATAGTGGGGAAGGGGAGGCCTACTTTCCTTTGGCATATTTTGGGGACGCCCGGCAGGGATATGATGTGAGATTTTTCACAAGGGAAGAACTGATCGCTGATATCCTTAAGCATTATGAAAGATTTGTGGCCATAATCTCTGAGGGAAAAAATGAAATGTTCATCAGCAGCAATGCCAATAGAAGGATCAGGTAG
- a CDS encoding CsbD family protein — MDSLDLKGKWNILKGKVKQKYADLTDDDLLYVEGKEDELYGRLQEKTGKTREEVRSWLNDLDKEA, encoded by the coding sequence ATGGATTCTTTAGATTTAAAAGGAAAATGGAACATCCTCAAAGGTAAGGTTAAACAGAAGTATGCAGATTTAACGGATGACGATCTTCTTTATGTTGAAGGAAAAGAAGATGAACTCTATGGAAGGCTGCAGGAAAAAACGGGCAAGACCCGTGAAGAGGTAAGATCATGGTTAAACGATTTGGATAAGGAAGCATAG
- a CDS encoding MarR family winged helix-turn-helix transcriptional regulator, translating into MKYDILKSVIDLVEEFEIENSLENIYPDDIEGFKRWINVKYNSQEMETEPYWEGKESGRSAESVISTLIVHMNRYAKSYSKSAIYGSDFSSQEDFIYLINLKAFGEMTKMDLIKKNVHEKPAGMQIINRLISQGWVNQTDSEIDKRSKVLKISFKGLNVLENQMDRIRKATEIVTGDLNHPEKMELIKLLNKLNKFHQRIYYKNIETEYLLNEALKDKRR; encoded by the coding sequence ATGAAGTACGATATTTTAAAAAGTGTTATCGATCTAGTTGAAGAATTTGAGATAGAAAATTCGTTAGAAAACATATATCCTGATGATATCGAAGGTTTTAAAAGATGGATAAACGTCAAATATAACAGCCAGGAGATGGAGACCGAGCCTTATTGGGAAGGAAAAGAAAGTGGGCGCAGTGCAGAAAGTGTAATTAGTACCTTAATTGTCCATATGAACAGATATGCTAAAAGTTATTCCAAATCAGCCATATACGGTTCTGATTTCTCTTCGCAGGAAGACTTTATTTACCTGATTAACCTAAAGGCATTTGGTGAAATGACCAAAATGGATTTGATAAAAAAGAACGTTCACGAGAAACCTGCTGGAATGCAAATTATCAATCGTCTGATTTCTCAAGGTTGGGTCAATCAAACTGATTCTGAAATTGACAAAAGAAGTAAAGTTTTAAAAATCAGCTTCAAAGGATTGAATGTTTTAGAAAACCAAATGGACAGAATCAGGAAAGCGACCGAAATAGTTACAGGAGACTTAAACCATCCCGAAAAAATGGAGCTGATCAAATTGCTCAATAAACTCAATAAGTTCCATCAACGGATATATTACAAGAATATTGAAACAGAATATTTATTGAATGAAGCTTTAAAGGATAAAAGGCGATGA
- a CDS encoding NAD(P)/FAD-dependent oxidoreductase, which translates to MKKKIAIIGSGFSGLSASAYLAKAGNDVHVFEKHDRPGGRARQFSTNDGYVFDMGPSWYWMPDIMDSFFADFGCQTSDFFELISLNPQFEVVFSEGKISIPECLEELKVLFEGIEKGAGMQVDKFMQAAKFKYEVGMQDFINKPCHNWSEFLSLKIVKSAIKLDLLTGFRPYVAKYFKSEKLRTLMEFPVIFLGASPKDIPALYSLMNYGGYALGTYYPMGGFYQLVLAMKKVAESQGANFHFNKTVESINTCSGKVTSLTINGKIHEFDAVIASSDYHHTETLLSKENRNYSEEFWQNRTFAPSSLIYYLGIDQSIPNLEHHTLFFENDLDEHVDSIYEEKKWPQRPLFYSCCPSKTDSTLAPPGKENLFLLMPLAIGIDDAETTRELYLNNMLSRIERHTGIQDLRSKIEYKRSYCVSDFISDYNAYGGNAYGLANTLGQTAVLKPKIRNKRLKNLFYTGQLTVPGPGIPPSIISGRIVANEIIKLKK; encoded by the coding sequence ATGAAGAAGAAAATAGCCATTATAGGGTCAGGATTCTCGGGACTATCTGCAAGTGCCTACCTGGCAAAGGCAGGTAATGATGTTCACGTGTTTGAAAAACATGATCGGCCGGGAGGTAGAGCGCGGCAGTTTTCAACCAATGATGGATATGTTTTCGATATGGGTCCCAGCTGGTACTGGATGCCGGATATTATGGATAGTTTTTTTGCTGATTTCGGTTGTCAAACTTCTGATTTCTTTGAGTTGATATCGTTAAACCCACAGTTTGAAGTGGTTTTTTCAGAAGGAAAAATTAGTATTCCCGAATGTCTGGAAGAGCTTAAAGTCCTGTTTGAAGGAATCGAAAAAGGAGCTGGAATGCAAGTGGATAAATTCATGCAAGCGGCAAAGTTTAAGTATGAAGTAGGAATGCAGGATTTTATTAATAAACCTTGTCACAATTGGAGTGAATTCCTCTCTCTCAAGATAGTCAAAAGTGCGATTAAATTGGATTTGTTGACGGGTTTCAGGCCTTACGTTGCTAAATATTTTAAAAGTGAAAAGCTAAGGACCTTGATGGAATTTCCCGTAATTTTCCTGGGTGCTTCTCCAAAGGATATCCCTGCATTGTATAGTTTGATGAATTACGGTGGTTATGCTTTGGGGACCTATTATCCGATGGGCGGGTTTTATCAATTGGTTTTGGCGATGAAAAAAGTAGCCGAAAGTCAAGGTGCTAATTTCCATTTCAACAAAACCGTTGAAAGTATAAACACATGTAGCGGAAAGGTTACCTCGTTAACCATAAATGGCAAGATCCATGAATTTGATGCTGTCATTGCTTCTTCGGATTATCATCATACAGAAACCCTATTAAGTAAAGAGAACAGAAATTATTCAGAAGAATTCTGGCAAAACAGAACCTTTGCACCCTCCAGTCTGATTTATTATTTAGGGATCGATCAAAGCATTCCCAACCTCGAACATCATACGCTTTTTTTTGAGAATGATCTTGATGAACATGTCGATTCTATATATGAAGAAAAAAAATGGCCACAGAGGCCTCTCTTTTATTCCTGTTGCCCTTCCAAAACAGACAGTACTTTAGCTCCCCCGGGCAAAGAGAACTTATTCCTTCTAATGCCGTTGGCAATCGGGATTGACGATGCAGAAACTACACGTGAACTATATTTGAACAACATGCTTTCAAGGATAGAAAGGCATACAGGGATACAAGATCTACGGTCAAAGATCGAATACAAAAGAAGCTACTGTGTCAGCGATTTTATTTCGGATTATAATGCCTATGGTGGGAATGCCTATGGATTGGCTAATACGCTAGGTCAGACTGCAGTCCTAAAGCCCAAAATAAGAAACAAAAGATTGAAAAATTTATTCTACACAGGTCAATTGACGGTTCCCGGACCTGGGATCCCTCCATCCATAATTTCAGGTAGAATTGTTGCAAACGAAATAATCAAACTAAAAAAATAA
- a CDS encoding phytoene/squalene synthase family protein, producing the protein MKQLFDELSYSVSKITTQKYSTSFSLGILSLKPSIRSAIYAIYGYVRLADEIVDSFHGYDKEKLLSRLKTETYVALHEGISLNPILQSFQETVNLFKIDIILIEKFLHSMEMDLRKIDYNSALYEEYIFGSAEVVGLMCLQVFTDGDAERYKELEPYAMKLGSAFQKVNFLRDLRDDYQVLGRTYFPDIDMRIFDNCVKCRIEKEIEEEFRIAFVGIKKLPSSARFGVYLAYRYYLSLFQKIKRRSSKEILNNRIRVPNAEKAYVAFKSYVRYKTAFL; encoded by the coding sequence ATGAAACAGCTGTTTGACGAACTTTCATACTCGGTTAGCAAGATAACAACCCAGAAATATAGCACTAGTTTTTCCTTGGGAATCCTGTCGCTGAAACCCTCAATTCGATCTGCAATATATGCCATATATGGGTACGTGAGATTAGCCGATGAAATCGTGGATAGTTTTCATGGATATGATAAAGAGAAGCTCTTGAGCCGGTTAAAAACAGAAACCTATGTTGCACTTCACGAGGGGATATCCCTTAATCCAATCCTTCAATCCTTTCAAGAAACGGTAAATCTTTTTAAAATAGACATAATACTAATTGAAAAGTTTTTGCATAGTATGGAAATGGATCTGCGGAAAATAGACTACAATTCAGCGCTATATGAAGAATATATTTTTGGTTCCGCGGAAGTAGTCGGGTTGATGTGCCTGCAAGTTTTTACGGATGGCGACGCCGAAAGGTATAAAGAACTGGAACCTTATGCAATGAAATTAGGCTCCGCTTTTCAAAAAGTTAATTTTTTAAGGGATTTGAGGGATGATTATCAGGTTTTGGGAAGGACCTATTTTCCAGATATCGATATGCGCATATTTGATAATTGCGTGAAATGTCGGATTGAAAAGGAAATAGAAGAAGAGTTTAGAATTGCTTTTGTTGGAATTAAGAAACTGCCCAGCTCCGCTAGGTTCGGTGTATATTTAGCTTATAGGTACTATTTGTCATTGTTCCAAAAAATAAAAAGAAGATCCTCCAAAGAGATATTGAATAATAGGATTCGGGTTCCCAATGCCGAAAAGGCATACGTGGCGTTCAAAAGTTATGTACGATATAAAACGGCTTTTTTATGA
- a CDS encoding SRPBCC family protein, whose amino-acid sequence MRNRLYREQQLNCDVEEAWRFFSSPKNLSKITPKGIGFTVLSEYVAEEIAEGTIIDYIVSPLLTIPLKWRTRITHVEHNKCFIDLQEKGPYKYWRHLHEFFPNKDGVLMKDTVDYELPFGLVGQIAHLLLVKRKLTDIFDFRRDTIEKLFNPINN is encoded by the coding sequence ATGAGAAATCGGCTATACAGAGAGCAACAATTGAATTGTGACGTCGAAGAAGCCTGGCGTTTTTTCTCTTCTCCCAAGAACCTTTCCAAGATTACGCCTAAAGGTATTGGTTTTACAGTGCTGTCGGAATATGTCGCTGAGGAGATTGCTGAGGGTACGATCATCGATTATATCGTTTCTCCGTTACTTACAATCCCTTTGAAGTGGAGGACAAGAATCACCCATGTTGAACACAATAAATGTTTTATTGATTTACAGGAGAAAGGACCTTATAAGTACTGGAGGCATCTTCATGAATTCTTCCCCAATAAAGATGGGGTCTTGATGAAGGATACGGTAGATTACGAACTGCCTTTCGGCCTGGTAGGACAGATTGCACATTTGCTGTTAGTGAAAAGGAAATTGACGGATATTTTCGATTTCCGGCGCGACACCATAGAAAAACTCTTTAACCCAATTAACAACTGA
- a CDS encoding sterol desaturase family protein: MAFLIVMITFTLMEGATWIIHKYVMHGFLWFLHRDHHDHSSEGAFEKNDYFFVIFSIPTIALMYFGSVENFNYLFHIGLGILLYGMAYFFVHDIFIHQRVKFLSQTQNPYFLALRRAHKQHHRHIGKEDGECFGFLFVPFKYFKMYFNSGKK, encoded by the coding sequence ATGGCTTTTTTAATCGTAATGATCACATTTACATTGATGGAAGGGGCAACCTGGATTATCCACAAATATGTCATGCACGGTTTCCTTTGGTTCCTGCACAGAGACCATCACGACCACAGCAGTGAGGGCGCTTTTGAAAAGAACGACTACTTTTTCGTAATATTTTCCATACCAACGATTGCTTTGATGTATTTCGGGTCGGTAGAAAATTTCAATTACCTGTTCCATATCGGTTTAGGCATTTTGCTGTACGGAATGGCTTATTTTTTTGTGCACGATATTTTTATCCATCAAAGGGTAAAATTTCTGTCCCAGACCCAAAATCCCTATTTTTTGGCACTCCGCAGGGCACACAAGCAACATCACAGGCATATCGGGAAAGAAGACGGTGAATGTTTTGGATTTCTTTTCGTTCCATTCAAATATTTTAAAATGTACTTTAACTCTGGAAAAAAATGA
- a CDS encoding lycopene cyclase domain-containing protein, which yields MMAYTYSAILFFTVIICFIASYDKRIYFNRHFGEFLKSAIIVAIPFIAWDIWFTAKGVWWFNTDYTLGIVLAGLPIEEWLFFICIPFSCIFTYFCFEKFFRLGWLSGFNNLIVFISVVICSVMALLHYDKIYTLITAIATLTTLIYLHFIVRAEWIGKASLVFTVLMLGFLPVNGVLTGTGLESPIVNYNPRDFLGVRILTIPIEDAVYGYTQFLLVLYFFKLFKKRNDGHKK from the coding sequence ATGATGGCTTATACCTATTCCGCAATATTGTTCTTTACGGTCATCATATGTTTCATTGCCTCATACGATAAACGAATTTATTTTAATCGTCATTTTGGGGAGTTTTTAAAATCTGCAATTATTGTTGCCATTCCTTTCATCGCTTGGGATATATGGTTTACGGCAAAAGGTGTTTGGTGGTTCAATACCGATTATACGCTCGGAATAGTACTGGCTGGGTTACCGATCGAGGAATGGCTTTTTTTTATCTGTATTCCGTTTTCATGTATATTTACCTATTTCTGTTTCGAGAAGTTCTTTAGGTTGGGATGGCTATCTGGGTTTAATAACCTGATTGTTTTTATCAGTGTGGTAATCTGTTCGGTTATGGCATTGTTGCATTATGATAAAATATACACACTTATCACGGCAATCGCTACCCTAACAACCTTAATCTACCTGCATTTTATTGTTCGGGCAGAATGGATTGGAAAAGCATCGCTAGTATTTACGGTTTTGATGTTGGGTTTCCTTCCAGTAAACGGCGTACTGACAGGAACCGGATTGGAATCGCCCATAGTGAACTACAACCCCCGGGACTTTCTTGGGGTACGCATATTAACTATACCAATTGAGGATGCCGTCTATGGATATACGCAATTCCTTTTGGTTCTCTATTTTTTTAAATTATTTAAAAAAAGAAATGATGGTCATAAAAAATAG
- a CDS encoding lipocalin family protein, which translates to MVIKNRILVIAFSVVLFTFLNSCSSIPKGAEAVKNFEMGRYLGTWYEIARFDFSFEKDLDNVSAQYSLNDDGSVKVLNSGYNYKKGKWKKAIGLAKFSDNMHIAELKVSFFGPFYSGYNVIALDENYRYALVAGKSLKYLWILSRTKDIPDGIKKSFLDSAQRIGYDTSKLIWVKHDRTDNPFLNEK; encoded by the coding sequence ATGGTCATAAAAAATAGGATTTTGGTAATCGCATTTTCTGTGGTTCTGTTTACGTTTCTAAATTCGTGTTCATCCATTCCCAAAGGTGCTGAAGCGGTAAAAAACTTTGAAATGGGTCGATACCTGGGAACTTGGTATGAAATTGCCCGGTTTGATTTCAGTTTTGAAAAGGATCTGGACAATGTTTCCGCTCAATACAGCTTGAACGATGATGGCTCTGTTAAGGTATTGAACAGCGGTTACAACTACAAGAAGGGGAAATGGAAAAAAGCCATTGGTTTAGCAAAATTTAGCGATAATATGCATATTGCTGAATTAAAAGTAAGTTTCTTCGGCCCTTTTTATTCGGGATACAACGTCATTGCATTGGACGAAAATTATCGATATGCGCTGGTTGCTGGAAAAAGTCTGAAATATTTATGGATTTTATCAAGGACAAAAGATATACCCGATGGGATTAAAAAAAGCTTTCTAGACAGTGCGCAAAGGATTGGTTATGACACCTCTAAACTGATTTGGGTAAAGCACGATAGGACCGATAACCCATTCCTAAATGAGAAATAA
- a CDS encoding ATP-binding protein, translating into MEKINCEDEKIQFLGKIQDLGFVIIVNQSLNIEAVSENIQKYLPKISSKDLIGKSLSDAFVLNIAEKDFILKTIKEIENRPDHKRCTNLIAIDGNPFYLSISNSLDAINLEFEISTIQNNNISNIINNKLIALQNEGQDIWDGLTEVLSQNLMVDRVMVYQFNEDSSGIVIAETLNRPELHSYLGLNYPEFDIPRQARELYKTKHCRFIVDTEEEGSVISSLDNRDIDLRNISIRRLSPVHLQYLKNAGFRSSISFSIIIKGELWGLVCCQHETPKHIDLSIRNFSLMATNFAANKFQQSEDRERIIYLKEVQELELQLKEKVLLKTNIFPELREFSKTLIHILEADGIAIGFEDSVFLEGLHPEKETLRSQVPQLKELAQDHIFTTHALDSQNQIYEAFGKTIAGLTFANIDHKKDFFIIWFRKEILLNREWAGKPEKFYEEDMLTGTLKPSPRSSFNVWREQVNGTSRKWSSKHLHFILRIREILRDSMLNKAAEIDSLNTQLIEMNNALDTYAYTISHDLKNPLSAIKVSTEFLQYRQDVNPQLLKKMTSNILDSVHIIMNMLDKIHQFSKASSFNFEKEVVEPENFVYEIINMSKNRFGSNNVHVVVNNLHPVLGEKTLLYQLFLNIIGNAIKYSSKVDSSLVTVDSFTTDNGIIYTVSDNGIGIEEEELTSIYEMFKRMSNSSGYEGSGIGMSIVKRIADKLGIDITIKSKIGTGTCVKLMFPPK; encoded by the coding sequence ATGGAAAAGATAAATTGTGAGGATGAAAAGATCCAATTTCTAGGTAAGATTCAAGATTTAGGATTTGTAATAATTGTTAATCAATCCTTAAATATTGAAGCAGTTAGCGAAAATATCCAAAAGTACCTGCCAAAAATATCTTCAAAGGATCTTATAGGCAAATCCCTATCCGATGCATTTGTTTTAAATATTGCAGAGAAGGATTTCATACTCAAAACCATTAAAGAAATTGAAAATCGCCCTGATCACAAAAGATGCACAAATTTAATAGCGATTGATGGTAATCCATTCTATTTAAGCATCTCAAATTCCTTGGATGCTATAAACTTGGAATTTGAGATCTCAACCATTCAAAATAATAACATTAGCAATATTATCAACAATAAATTGATAGCCTTGCAAAATGAAGGGCAGGACATCTGGGATGGTTTAACAGAAGTACTTTCACAAAATCTAATGGTAGATAGGGTGATGGTCTATCAATTCAATGAAGATAGTAGTGGAATCGTCATCGCTGAAACTTTAAATAGACCAGAATTACATTCTTATTTGGGGTTGAATTATCCAGAATTTGATATTCCAAGACAGGCACGGGAACTTTATAAAACAAAACACTGCAGATTTATAGTCGATACGGAGGAAGAGGGGTCAGTGATCAGTTCTCTTGATAATAGGGATATCGACCTTCGAAATATTTCTATCAGGAGATTGTCGCCTGTGCATTTACAATATCTAAAAAATGCGGGGTTTCGATCCAGCATTAGTTTTTCCATAATAATCAAGGGAGAACTTTGGGGACTTGTATGTTGCCAACATGAAACACCCAAACATATTGATCTTAGTATTCGCAATTTCTCTTTAATGGCCACTAATTTTGCAGCGAATAAATTTCAACAGTCGGAAGATAGAGAAAGAATTATTTATCTGAAAGAAGTTCAGGAACTTGAACTTCAGCTGAAAGAAAAGGTTTTACTAAAGACCAATATTTTCCCTGAATTAAGGGAATTCTCAAAAACCCTTATACATATCTTGGAAGCGGATGGAATCGCCATTGGATTTGAAGACTCTGTTTTCCTGGAAGGTTTACATCCGGAAAAGGAAACGTTGAGATCTCAAGTCCCCCAACTAAAAGAATTAGCCCAAGATCACATCTTTACAACTCACGCTCTAGATTCTCAGAATCAAATATATGAAGCCTTTGGAAAAACAATTGCCGGTCTAACTTTTGCCAATATTGACCATAAAAAAGACTTCTTTATCATTTGGTTTAGAAAAGAAATCCTGTTAAATAGAGAATGGGCAGGAAAACCTGAAAAATTTTATGAAGAGGATATGCTGACGGGAACCCTCAAACCTTCACCGCGTTCCTCTTTCAATGTTTGGCGCGAACAAGTGAACGGAACCTCCAGAAAATGGAGTTCCAAACACCTTCATTTTATCTTACGTATCAGAGAAATCCTAAGAGACTCGATGTTAAATAAAGCCGCTGAAATTGATTCGCTGAATACCCAGCTGATTGAAATGAACAATGCACTGGATACCTATGCCTATACCATTAGCCATGATTTAAAGAATCCTCTTTCTGCAATAAAAGTTTCAACTGAATTTCTTCAATATCGGCAGGATGTCAATCCTCAGCTCTTAAAGAAAATGACCTCAAATATTCTGGATTCCGTACACATCATTATGAATATGCTTGATAAGATCCATCAATTCTCAAAAGCAAGCTCATTTAATTTTGAAAAAGAAGTGGTAGAACCTGAAAACTTTGTGTATGAAATTATCAATATGAGCAAAAATAGATTCGGGTCCAATAATGTTCATGTGGTCGTTAATAACTTACACCCTGTACTCGGTGAGAAAACTTTGCTTTATCAATTGTTTTTGAACATTATTGGCAATGCTATAAAATATTCATCGAAAGTGGATTCTTCATTGGTCACTGTAGATTCTTTTACTACCGATAATGGCATAATCTATACTGTTTCAGACAATGGAATAGGTATTGAAGAAGAAGAACTAACATCTATTTATGAAATGTTTAAGCGCATGTCTAACTCTTCAGGCTATGAAGGCTCAGGAATTGGAATGTCCATTGTAAAAAGAATAGCTGATAAATTGGGAATTGATATCACCATTAAAAGTAAAATTGGAACCGGAACTTGTGTAAAACTGATGTTCCCTCCCAAATAA
- a CDS encoding pyridoxamine 5'-phosphate oxidase family protein → MAEKIIRDQEAHKKLKSIVDQIDIGTICTFTPNSPYPHGVPMSRQEVDEDGNIWYICSAESETHKNLEKNDKISVFYADPKNYSFLSINGTATLSRDQARIDRYWNKMMQGWFEKGKEDPNIRLIKVTPDEAHYWDSGSNKIATLFGMLKNAITGSKEGIGEEGELKL, encoded by the coding sequence ATGGCAGAGAAAATTATTAGAGATCAAGAAGCTCATAAAAAATTAAAATCAATTGTTGATCAAATTGACATCGGTACAATTTGTACATTTACTCCAAATTCACCCTATCCTCATGGTGTCCCTATGAGCAGACAAGAAGTGGATGAAGATGGAAATATATGGTATATCTGTTCTGCAGAAAGTGAAACGCATAAAAATTTAGAAAAGAATGATAAAATTTCAGTGTTTTATGCCGATCCTAAAAATTATAGCTTTTTAAGTATTAATGGCACTGCAACACTAAGTAGAGATCAAGCAAGAATTGACAGATATTGGAATAAGATGATGCAAGGCTGGTTTGAAAAAGGAAAGGAAGATCCAAATATTAGATTAATTAAGGTTACACCCGATGAAGCGCACTATTGGGATTCTGGCTCCAATAAAATCGCAACTTTATTTGGTATGTTGAAAAATGCGATTACAGGAAGTAAGGAAGGTATTGGTGAAGAAGGAGAATTAAAACTCTAA
- a CDS encoding catalase-related domain-containing protein, translating into MDVHTKLCLKGKKLTKQENDRLMVKKVRAKSSSFAEHFTQARLFFNYLSPEEQNHVINAFSFELSTVNNEDIRKRELANLNHVHPTLAKAIGKNLGLTP; encoded by the coding sequence ATGGATGTCCATACCAAGCTATGCTTAAAGGGGAAAAAGCTTACCAAACAGGAAAACGACAGGTTGATGGTAAAGAAAGTAAGAGCAAAGTCGAGTTCATTTGCAGAACACTTTACTCAAGCTAGATTATTTTTTAATTATTTAAGTCCTGAGGAGCAAAACCATGTTATCAATGCTTTTAGTTTTGAGCTCTCGACAGTAAATAATGAAGATATCAGAAAGCGTGAATTGGCCAATTTAAATCATGTTCATCCAACATTGGCAAAAGCTATTGGGAAAAACTTAGGATTGACACCATAG